One Nocardioides luti DNA window includes the following coding sequences:
- a CDS encoding MFS transporter produces MTDGPGARLRGSYPLAVATVLLALTPSLVLSTALLPLTPQIVDDLGTSTTWLQVTNGLANAGLALGVVVASMLAQRFVQRPLFLGYAAAFLVGSVLVVLAPSLPLFLAGRVVQGGATGLMVISALPPLMTGFGAGPLPRTMGLASLGIFGGTTLGPLVGGYAADAAAWRTLMWVVVGAAVAGVVVAALGYPDLDPLDPDLPIDRSALALATTGVLLTYLATSLVATVTLASYVFWVLFVAGTAAVVVLVLVERGKDTSLMPVRELSTQLPVTGTLVAMIAGAATVTVVELVQLHLAGVAKESPAAAGLLFWPMPLGLAVASVAITATFRTRYLPVLVNIGLGALAVATAALLLLSASNVDWLAPAATAVLGFGAGATIAPGLFLAGLGVRADLLGRAFALVQLLRLTASFAVGPVVVHLAQTRSSLASGIDVGLWISLGLVLAGLVVSLVVPALSGAELHEPDLEAWLDGERGMWSPATGAEVRDDVPDAG; encoded by the coding sequence GTGACGGACGGACCGGGCGCCCGGCTGCGCGGCAGCTACCCGCTGGCGGTCGCCACCGTGCTGCTGGCGCTGACGCCCAGCCTGGTGCTGAGCACCGCGCTGCTGCCGCTGACCCCGCAGATCGTCGACGACCTCGGCACGTCGACGACCTGGCTCCAGGTCACCAACGGCCTCGCCAACGCCGGCCTCGCGCTCGGCGTGGTCGTCGCGTCGATGCTGGCGCAGCGCTTCGTGCAGCGACCGCTCTTCCTGGGGTACGCCGCCGCGTTCCTCGTCGGCTCGGTCCTGGTCGTGCTCGCGCCGTCGCTGCCGCTCTTCCTCGCCGGTCGCGTCGTCCAGGGCGGTGCCACCGGCCTGATGGTGATCTCGGCGCTGCCGCCGCTGATGACCGGCTTCGGCGCCGGCCCGCTGCCACGCACCATGGGCCTGGCGAGCCTCGGCATCTTCGGCGGCACCACGCTCGGTCCCCTCGTCGGGGGGTACGCCGCCGACGCGGCCGCCTGGCGCACGCTGATGTGGGTGGTGGTCGGTGCGGCGGTCGCCGGGGTGGTGGTCGCCGCCCTCGGCTACCCGGACCTCGACCCGCTGGACCCGGACCTGCCGATCGACCGCTCCGCCCTGGCGCTCGCGACCACCGGGGTGCTGCTGACCTACCTCGCGACCTCGCTGGTCGCGACGGTCACCCTGGCGTCGTACGTCTTCTGGGTGCTGTTCGTCGCCGGCACCGCCGCGGTCGTCGTGCTGGTCCTGGTCGAGCGCGGCAAGGACACCTCGCTGATGCCGGTCCGCGAGCTCTCGACGCAGCTGCCGGTCACCGGCACGCTCGTCGCGATGATCGCGGGCGCGGCCACCGTGACCGTGGTCGAGCTCGTGCAGCTGCACCTGGCGGGGGTCGCGAAGGAGTCGCCCGCCGCTGCGGGCCTGCTCTTCTGGCCGATGCCGCTCGGCCTGGCGGTGGCCTCGGTCGCGATCACCGCGACCTTCCGCACGCGCTACCTCCCCGTCCTGGTCAACATCGGCCTGGGCGCCCTCGCGGTCGCCACCGCGGCGCTGCTGCTCCTCTCGGCCTCGAACGTCGACTGGCTGGCCCCGGCGGCCACGGCGGTGCTTGGCTTCGGGGCCGGCGCCACCATCGCTCCCGGCCTCTTCCTCGCCGGACTGGGCGTGCGCGCGGACCTGCTGGGCCGCGCGTTCGCGCTCGTGCAGCTGCTGCGGCTCACCGCCAGCTTCGCCGTCGGCCCGGTGGTCGTGCACCTCGCCCAGACCCGGTCCTCGCTCGCCTCCGGCATCGACGTCGGGCTCTGGATCAGCCTCGGGCTCGTGCTCGCCGGTCTCGTGGTGTCCCTCGTCGTACCCGCCCTCTCGGGCGCCGAGCTGCACGAGCCCGACCTGGAGGCGTGGCTCGACGGCGAGCGCGGGATGTGGTCGCCGGCCACCGGCGCCGAGGTGCGCGACGACGTGCCGGACGCCGGCTGA